GGTCTTATTCGATAGCTTAACCACCGCTCTAGGGTGACCATTTGTGTCAACAGTAGAGATGTCGTCAATGGAGAACTTATCCCCCATTTTTTCATCCCCATAAAGCACCGTCTGAGTCTGTCCCTCAATTTTAATACCGGCTGTTTTGCTTGAGCTACAGCCAACAATTGAGAGCAACACCCCAATTACTACTAA
The Vibrio sp. CB1-14 DNA segment above includes these coding regions:
- a CDS encoding YcfL family protein is translated as MKKWLVVIGVLLSIVGCSSSKTAGIKIEGQTQTVLYGDEKMGDKFSIDDISTVDTNGHPRAVVKLSNKTSVDQTIQYRFYWYDEQGLEVNTKQAPWRRAILRGDETITLSEVSVNPNGKEFRVQLRGADD